The following proteins come from a genomic window of Bacillus marinisedimentorum:
- the ggt gene encoding gamma-glutamyltransferase: MPKKILAKYVDNKDVVQYAAGKDGMVSASHPEASKAGADILRKGGNAVDAAAAVVFALNVAEPMMSGIGGSGFMMVHSGENGKTVVINGHTKAPKAAHPKLFFDENDEIIPFPKRSTSGDAIGVPGTLMSVAKAVEKYGTMSLANVLEPAITLAEEGVEVNWVLAHHIELFEERMSEETKSLFFPNGKPLQKGDTLVQKELAKTFRLIQEKGPEVFYKGEIAEAIVSHVQKWGGKLTKEDMADYEATIDEPVWGEFMEHQMASCPPPSSGGITTLQILEMLEKLDIEQYKVDSPEKYYYLSEAMRLAFADRAAYMGDPDFNDMPIEGMRSPEYIEERIKLIDPEKKNPNIEFGNPWAYQEGESGKINKKRFERPFGQTTHYAVADKYGNVVSHTLTLEHPFGSGFLVPEYGLMLNNEVTDFDPEPGGPNEIDGGKRPLSSKTPSILFKDGKPVLAVGSPGGPTIIASVSQVVLNVLVYGMTLKDAIDEARIYNGEYPLQIWEGGIPLETREKLKEKDHEWDEEPRGLGIGNVQGIWIDHVHGLFHGACDMTRQGMPVGIDDEDEL; this comes from the coding sequence ATGCCTAAAAAAATCCTTGCAAAGTATGTTGATAATAAAGATGTCGTACAGTATGCCGCAGGAAAAGATGGAATGGTTTCTGCTTCCCATCCCGAAGCCTCCAAAGCAGGAGCTGACATTCTCCGCAAAGGAGGCAATGCGGTAGATGCAGCGGCAGCTGTTGTATTTGCCCTGAATGTAGCCGAACCGATGATGTCCGGTATCGGCGGAAGCGGGTTTATGATGGTGCATTCAGGTGAAAATGGAAAGACGGTCGTGATTAACGGCCACACGAAAGCACCTAAAGCAGCCCATCCCAAACTTTTCTTCGATGAGAATGACGAAATCATCCCATTCCCCAAAAGATCAACAAGCGGAGATGCAATCGGGGTCCCAGGCACGTTGATGAGCGTCGCAAAAGCAGTGGAAAAATACGGGACGATGTCACTTGCCAATGTGCTTGAACCGGCCATTACGCTTGCTGAAGAAGGGGTTGAGGTGAACTGGGTGCTCGCCCATCATATTGAGTTATTTGAAGAAAGAATGTCAGAAGAAACAAAAAGCCTTTTTTTCCCAAACGGCAAGCCGCTGCAAAAGGGAGATACTCTCGTTCAGAAAGAGCTGGCCAAAACGTTCAGGCTTATTCAGGAGAAAGGCCCTGAAGTCTTTTACAAAGGTGAAATCGCAGAAGCCATCGTCAGCCATGTCCAAAAATGGGGCGGCAAGCTGACGAAAGAAGATATGGCGGATTACGAGGCTACTATCGATGAACCTGTATGGGGCGAATTCATGGAACATCAGATGGCCTCGTGCCCGCCGCCGAGTTCAGGCGGTATAACAACCCTCCAGATTCTTGAAATGCTTGAAAAACTGGACATTGAACAATATAAAGTCGATTCACCAGAAAAATATTATTATTTGAGCGAAGCGATGAGGCTCGCCTTTGCCGACCGAGCGGCTTATATGGGGGATCCCGATTTCAATGACATGCCGATAGAAGGTATGCGCAGTCCTGAATATATTGAAGAGCGGATTAAACTGATCGATCCGGAAAAAAAGAATCCGAATATTGAATTCGGGAATCCGTGGGCTTATCAGGAAGGTGAAAGCGGCAAAATAAACAAGAAGAGGTTCGAACGGCCCTTCGGACAAACAACACATTACGCTGTCGCTGACAAATACGGCAATGTCGTATCCCACACATTGACGCTCGAGCACCCGTTCGGATCCGGTTTCCTCGTCCCTGAATACGGCTTGATGCTTAATAATGAAGTGACGGACTTCGATCCTGAGCCGGGCGGGCCGAACGAAATCGACGGAGGCAAACGGCCATTGAGCAGCAAAACGCCTTCCATCCTGTTCAAAGATGGAAAGCCCGTGCTCGCTGTAGGTTCCCCCGGCGGCCCAACCATTATTGCATCCGTTTCCCAAGTCGTTTTAAATGTGCTTGTTTATGGGATGACCCTGAAAGATGCCATTGATGAGGCACGCATTTATAACGGCGAATACCCGCTCCAAATCTGGGAAGGCGGCATCCCTCTTGAAACAAGGGAGAAATTGAAAGAAAAAGACCACGAATGGGATGAAGAACCGCGCGGCCTCGGCATCGGGAATGTCCAGGGAATTTGGATTGACCATGTACACGGGCTGTTCCATGGTGCCTGTGATATGACCAGACAGGGCATGCCAGTCGGGATAGATGACGAGGATGAATTGTGA